From Streptomyces yatensis, one genomic window encodes:
- a CDS encoding MFS transporter, translating to MARLAAASLAGTAIEFYDFFVYGTAAALVLGPLFFPTFSPLAGTLAAFGTFAVGFVSRPLGSMLFGPIGDRHGRRPVLIASLLLTGVATVAVGFVPTYGSIGIAAPVLLLVLRFLQGLGLGGEWGGAVLLTAEHAPAERRGLWSGFPQVGPAIGFLLANGTMLALSATLSDAAFRSWGWRVPFWGAGLLAGAGLLLRAQLSESPRFRELAEQGERASAPLAEVVRGHWRLVLLTAGGLAVGYAVFYAVTTWSLAYGTERLGVARTTLLGCVMAAVAVMGALTPLAAHLGDRFGRRPLCLVGCVATVVWMFPLVALLRTGEPPLMFLGFLGALLAFITMFAVTSAYLPELFEARVRCTGAALGYNLAGVLGGALTPIVATAMSHGDGPPWGVAAYLTAAALLSLGCFVLLPETRPTADRPDGGRSAVRPLEAGEAAV from the coding sequence ATGGCCCGCCTCGCCGCCGCGTCCCTGGCCGGCACCGCGATCGAGTTCTACGACTTCTTCGTCTACGGCACGGCCGCAGCCCTCGTCCTCGGCCCGCTGTTCTTCCCCACCTTCTCGCCGCTGGCCGGCACCCTCGCCGCCTTCGGCACCTTCGCCGTCGGCTTCGTCTCCCGGCCCCTGGGCTCGATGCTCTTCGGGCCCATCGGCGACCGCCACGGGCGCCGGCCGGTGCTCATCGCCTCCCTGCTGCTCACCGGCGTCGCGACCGTCGCCGTGGGCTTCGTCCCGACCTACGGCTCGATCGGCATCGCCGCCCCCGTCCTGCTGCTCGTGCTGCGGTTTCTGCAGGGGCTGGGGCTCGGCGGCGAATGGGGCGGTGCGGTGCTGCTGACCGCCGAGCACGCGCCCGCGGAGCGGCGCGGGCTGTGGTCGGGCTTTCCGCAAGTCGGTCCGGCCATCGGCTTTCTGCTGGCCAACGGCACGATGCTGGCCCTGTCGGCCACGCTGAGCGATGCCGCGTTCCGGTCCTGGGGGTGGCGGGTGCCGTTCTGGGGCGCGGGGCTGCTGGCAGGCGCCGGGCTGCTGCTGCGGGCCCAGCTGTCCGAGTCCCCGCGGTTCCGGGAGCTGGCCGAGCAGGGCGAACGGGCCAGCGCGCCACTGGCCGAGGTGGTGCGCGGCCACTGGCGGCTGGTCCTGCTGACCGCGGGCGGGCTCGCGGTGGGCTATGCCGTCTTCTACGCGGTCACGACCTGGTCCCTGGCGTACGGCACGGAGCGGCTCGGTGTCGCCCGCACCACCCTGCTGGGCTGCGTCATGGCGGCCGTGGCGGTCATGGGCGCCCTGACGCCGCTGGCCGCCCATCTCGGCGACCGCTTCGGGCGGCGGCCGCTGTGTCTGGTGGGCTGCGTGGCCACCGTGGTGTGGATGTTTCCGCTGGTCGCGTTGTTGCGCACCGGTGAGCCGCCGCTGATGTTCCTCGGCTTCCTGGGCGCGCTGCTCGCCTTCATCACCATGTTCGCCGTGACCTCGGCCTATCTGCCCGAACTGTTCGAGGCGCGGGTGCGCTGCACGGGAGCGGCGCTCGGCTACAACCTGGCGGGTGTCCTGGGCGGGGCGCTCACGCCGATCGTCGCGACGGCGATGTCCCACGGGGACGGCCCGCCCTGGGGCGTCGCCGCGTATCTGACCGCCGCCGCGCTGCTGAGCCTGGGCTGCTTCGTGCTGCTGCCGGAGACACGGCCGACGGCCGACCGTCCTGATGGTGGACGATCGGCCGTACGGCCTCTGGAGGCCGGGGAGGCGGCCGTGTGA
- a CDS encoding maleylpyruvate isomerase family mycothiol-dependent enzyme, giving the protein MTDYVRDALAVQEATDRLLTAVAALDDASLMSPSELPGWTRGHVLAHLARNADALVNLLTWARTGQETPMYADAHTRDAEILRDAARPLAAHLDDLRTSATRFDAAVTALPPERLPYEVTLRGGIRESAAGLPLRRLAEVELHHVDLGIGYTVADLPATFVESQLSVLIRTRFAGHPDIPPLRLATGPGDGDLRHTGRPAAPGEPPVTVTGSPAALLGWLTGRTDGSGLSCPNGPLPVLPALG; this is encoded by the coding sequence ATGACCGACTACGTGAGGGACGCCCTCGCCGTACAGGAGGCGACGGACCGGCTGCTGACCGCCGTCGCCGCTCTCGACGACGCGTCCCTCATGAGCCCTTCGGAGCTCCCCGGCTGGACCCGCGGCCATGTCCTGGCCCACCTGGCCCGCAACGCGGACGCCCTGGTGAACCTGCTCACCTGGGCCCGGACCGGCCAGGAGACCCCGATGTACGCCGACGCCCACACCCGCGACGCCGAGATCCTGCGCGACGCCGCCCGGCCGCTCGCCGCCCACCTGGACGACCTGCGCACCAGCGCCACCCGCTTCGACGCGGCGGTCACCGCACTGCCCCCGGAGCGCCTGCCGTACGAGGTGACCCTGCGCGGCGGGATCCGGGAGTCGGCGGCCGGGCTGCCACTGCGCCGCCTCGCCGAGGTCGAGCTGCATCATGTCGATCTCGGTATCGGCTACACCGTGGCGGATCTGCCCGCCACCTTCGTCGAGAGCCAGCTCTCCGTGCTCATCCGTACAAGGTTCGCCGGGCACCCGGATATTCCCCCGCTGCGGCTGGCCACCGGGCCCGGTGACGGGGACCTCCGGCACACCGGCCGCCCCGCCGCCCCCGGGGAGCCCCCGGTCACCGTCACCGGCTCCCCCGCCGCCCTGCTGGGCTGGCTCACCGGCCGTACGGACGGCTCCGGCCTCTCCTGCCCGAACGGCCCCTTGCCCGTCCTCCCCGCACTAGGCTGA
- a CDS encoding carbohydrate kinase family protein — MIVVAGEALIDLVPERTSSAAAGDRLPALRPARGGGPYNTALALGRLGSPTAFCSRVSTDGFGEALLEGLRKDGVDTALVQRGQEPTTLAVASIGADGSAGYGFYVQGTADRLFTLPPSLPEGVSALSLGTCSLVLEPGASAYEELLRREAARGVFTTLDPNIRTGLIPDADAYRARFQGWLPHIGLLKLSIEDARWLAGSEDADDVETAVGEWLAAGPAAVVLTHGGEGLSVRRQDGSVLSVPGERVDIVDTIGAGDTVNAALLHRLAGHQALSAPALAKLDEAAWRDVLGFAARAAAITCSRAGAEPPYASELA; from the coding sequence GTGATCGTCGTCGCCGGAGAAGCCCTGATCGACCTCGTGCCCGAGCGCACGTCGAGCGCCGCGGCGGGCGACCGGCTGCCCGCGCTGCGTCCGGCGCGCGGCGGCGGCCCGTACAACACCGCACTGGCGCTGGGGCGGCTCGGCTCGCCCACCGCGTTCTGCTCGCGGGTCTCCACGGACGGCTTCGGGGAGGCCCTGCTGGAGGGGTTGCGGAAGGACGGCGTGGACACCGCGCTGGTGCAGCGCGGCCAGGAGCCCACGACCCTCGCCGTCGCCTCCATCGGGGCCGATGGCTCGGCCGGATACGGCTTCTATGTGCAGGGCACCGCGGACCGGCTCTTCACCCTGCCGCCGTCCCTTCCCGAGGGGGTGAGCGCGCTGTCGCTGGGCACCTGCTCGCTGGTGCTGGAGCCGGGCGCGAGCGCGTATGAGGAGCTGCTGCGGCGTGAGGCCGCGCGTGGTGTCTTCACCACGCTGGACCCCAATATCCGCACCGGGCTGATCCCCGACGCCGACGCCTACCGGGCCCGTTTCCAGGGCTGGCTGCCCCATATCGGCCTGCTGAAGCTGTCCATAGAGGACGCGCGGTGGCTGGCCGGCTCGGAGGACGCGGACGATGTGGAGACGGCCGTGGGCGAGTGGCTGGCGGCGGGCCCGGCGGCCGTGGTGCTCACCCATGGCGGCGAGGGGCTGAGCGTACGGCGCCAGGACGGCTCCGTGCTCTCGGTGCCGGGCGAGCGGGTGGACATCGTGGACACCATCGGGGCGGGCGACACCGTGAACGCCGCGCTGCTGCACCGGCTGGCGGGCCACCAGGCGCTGTCGGCGCCCGCGCTGGCCAAGCTGGACGAGGCGGCCTGGCGGGATGTGCTGGGCTTCGCGGCCCGCGCCGCCGCGATCACCTGCTCCCGCGCGGGCGCCGAGCCGCCCTACGCCTCCGAGCTGGCCTGA
- a CDS encoding LacI family DNA-binding transcriptional regulator, whose product MATMVDVARRAGVSVATVSHVLNETRPVRPDTRKAVLDAIDDLGYIPNTLARSLVTARTRSIGLAVSAISNPYFTEILQGVESSALEQGYGLLIADPHDDPEHERKAVRLLHERRVDGVIVAPSAEPAGLLEYLAGRKVPAVFLDRLVGDAHDQVCAENTRPVEQLVQHLAGLGHTRIGLVAGLPGLSTTTERIAGYRAGLERHGLPFRPGLLAEGHSEARGAEDAVHRLLASTEPPTAIITANNAMTIGALRALRTAGLGVPDDLALVCFDDFSWADVFSPGLTAISQPGREVGATAVRLLLDRLENPGRPPRTVRLPCTFVHRTSCGCVAEAPDRPLDRPLPGTPGIPGLAGLAGKDPVS is encoded by the coding sequence ATGGCAACCATGGTCGACGTCGCCCGGCGCGCCGGGGTCTCCGTGGCCACCGTCTCGCATGTGCTCAACGAGACCCGGCCGGTCCGTCCGGACACCCGTAAGGCCGTGCTGGACGCCATCGACGACCTCGGGTACATCCCCAATACGCTGGCGCGCTCCCTGGTGACCGCGCGCACCCGCTCGATCGGTCTGGCCGTCTCGGCGATCAGCAATCCGTACTTCACCGAGATCCTCCAGGGCGTCGAGTCCAGCGCCCTGGAGCAGGGGTACGGGCTGCTGATCGCCGATCCGCACGACGATCCCGAGCATGAGCGCAAGGCCGTCCGGCTGCTCCATGAGCGGCGGGTGGACGGCGTGATCGTCGCCCCGTCGGCCGAGCCCGCCGGGCTGCTGGAGTATCTGGCCGGCCGTAAGGTCCCCGCCGTCTTCCTCGACCGGCTGGTCGGCGACGCCCATGACCAGGTGTGCGCCGAGAACACCCGCCCCGTCGAACAGCTGGTCCAGCACCTCGCGGGCCTCGGCCACACCCGCATCGGACTGGTCGCGGGGCTGCCGGGGCTGAGCACCACCACCGAGCGGATCGCGGGCTACCGGGCCGGGCTGGAGCGGCACGGGCTGCCGTTCCGTCCCGGGCTGCTGGCCGAGGGCCACTCCGAAGCCCGGGGCGCGGAGGACGCCGTGCACCGGCTGCTGGCATCCACCGAGCCGCCCACCGCGATCATCACCGCGAACAACGCGATGACCATCGGCGCGCTGCGCGCCCTGCGCACGGCGGGCCTGGGCGTGCCCGACGATCTCGCGCTGGTCTGCTTCGACGACTTCTCCTGGGCGGATGTCTTCTCCCCCGGGCTCACCGCGATCTCCCAGCCCGGCCGGGAGGTCGGCGCCACCGCCGTCCGGCTGCTGCTCGACCGGCTGGAGAACCCGGGGCGGCCGCCGCGCACCGTCCGGCTGCCCTGCACCTTCGTCCACCGCACCTCCTGCGGCTGTGTGGCCGAAGCCCCCGACCGACCGCTCGACCGCCCGCTCCCCGGAACCCCCGGAATCCCCGGACTCGCCGGACTCGCCGGAAAGGACCCCGTCTCGTGA
- a CDS encoding MBL fold metallo-hydrolase translates to MTYSGVVTVGGPADVHELPDLMISKVAVGPMNNNAYLLRCRATDEQLLIDAAAEPHTLLSLIGESGIASVVTTHRHQDHWSALREVVDATGARTYAGQYDAEGIPVPTDVPVADGDTVRVGRVELTARHLVGHTPGSIALVYNDPHGHPHVFTGDCLFPGGVGNTWKDSEAFESLINDVETKLFDQLPDETWVYPGHGDDTTLGAERPHLGEWRERGW, encoded by the coding sequence ATGACCTACAGCGGAGTAGTGACGGTCGGTGGACCGGCGGACGTGCACGAACTGCCCGATCTGATGATCTCGAAGGTCGCGGTCGGCCCCATGAACAACAACGCGTACCTGCTGCGCTGCCGGGCCACCGACGAGCAGCTCCTGATCGACGCCGCCGCCGAGCCGCACACCCTGCTCTCCCTGATCGGCGAGAGCGGCATCGCCTCCGTCGTCACCACCCACCGCCACCAGGACCACTGGAGCGCGCTGCGCGAGGTGGTGGACGCCACCGGCGCCCGCACCTACGCGGGCCAGTACGACGCCGAGGGCATCCCGGTGCCCACCGATGTGCCGGTCGCGGACGGCGACACGGTGCGGGTCGGCCGGGTCGAGCTGACCGCGCGCCATCTGGTCGGCCACACGCCCGGCAGCATCGCCCTGGTGTACAACGACCCGCACGGCCATCCGCATGTGTTCACCGGCGACTGCCTCTTCCCGGGCGGCGTCGGCAACACATGGAAGGACTCCGAGGCGTTCGAGAGCCTGATCAACGACGTCGAGACCAAGCTCTTCGACCAGCTTCCGGACGAGACCTGGGTCTACCCCGGCCACGGCGACGACACCACGCTCGGCGCCGAGCGCCCGCACCTCGGGGAGTGGCGCGAGCGCGGCTGGTAG
- the uvrA gene encoding excinuclease ABC subunit UvrA, with protein MADRLIVRGAREHNLKNVSLDLPRDSLIVFTGLSGSGKSSLAFDTIFAEGQRRYVESLSSYARQFLGQMDKPDVDFIEGLSPAVSIDQKSTSRNPRSTVGTITEVYDYLRLLFARIGKPHCPECGRPIARQSPQAIVDRVLELPEGSRFQVLSPLVRERKGEFVDLFSDLQTKGYSRARVDGATIQLSDPPKLKKQEKHTIEVVVDRLTVKDSAKRRLTDSVETALGLSGGMVILDFVDLDEDDPQRERMFSEHLYCPYDDLSFEELEPRTFSFNSPFGACPDCTGIGTRMEVDPELIIPDEEKSLDEGAIHPWSHGHTKDYFGRLVGALADALGFRTDIPWAGLPQRAKKALLNGHRTQIEVRYRNRYGRQRAYTTAFEGAVPYVKRRHSEAESDASRERFEGYMREVPCPTCEGTRLKPIVLAVTVQDKSIADVSAMSISECAEFLRAMELSPREKTIAERVLKEVNERLRFLVDVGLDYLSLNRAAGTLSGGEAQRIRLATQIGSGLVGVLYVLDEPSIGLHQRDNHRLIETLVRLRDLGNTLIVVEHDEDTIKTSDWVVDIGPGAGEHGGKVVHSGPLSELLVNEDSVTGHYLSGKKAIPLPSTRRAVDPKRHLTVHGARENNLQDIDVSFPLGVLTAVTGVSGSGKSTLVNDILYTHLARELNGARAVPGRHTRVAGDDLVDKVVHVDQSPIGRTPRSNPATYTGVFDHVRKLFAETMEAKVRGYQPGRFSFNVKGGRCENCSGDGTIKIEMNFLPDVYVPCEVCHGARYNRETLEVHYKGKSIAEVLDMPIEEALDFFEAVPTIARHLRTLNEVGLGYVRLGQPAPTLSGGEAQRVKLASELQKRSTGRTVYVLDEPTTGLHFEDISKLISVLSGLVDKGNTVIVIEHNLDVIKTADWVVDMGPEGGSGGGLVIAEGTPEEVASVPASHTGKFLRDMLGDWVSDATVPAARNGGAAAKKTPAKKAAAKSTAAKKTAAKKTVAKKAAAKSTAASKRTAAK; from the coding sequence GTGGCCGACCGTCTCATCGTTCGTGGCGCTCGCGAGCACAACCTCAAGAACGTCTCACTCGACCTTCCTCGCGACTCGCTCATCGTCTTCACCGGGCTGTCCGGGTCGGGCAAGTCGTCCCTCGCGTTCGACACGATCTTCGCCGAGGGGCAGCGCCGCTACGTCGAGTCGCTCTCCTCCTATGCCCGCCAGTTCCTGGGGCAGATGGACAAGCCCGATGTGGACTTCATCGAGGGCCTGTCCCCCGCGGTGTCGATCGACCAGAAGTCGACCTCGCGGAATCCGCGCTCGACGGTCGGCACCATCACCGAGGTCTATGACTACCTCCGGCTGCTGTTCGCCCGCATCGGCAAGCCGCACTGCCCTGAGTGCGGCCGTCCGATCGCCCGCCAGTCGCCGCAGGCGATCGTGGACCGGGTGCTGGAGCTCCCCGAGGGCAGCCGCTTCCAGGTGCTCTCCCCGCTGGTGCGCGAGCGCAAGGGGGAGTTCGTCGACCTCTTCTCCGATCTCCAGACCAAGGGCTACAGCCGCGCCCGGGTGGACGGCGCCACGATCCAGCTCTCCGACCCGCCGAAGCTGAAGAAGCAGGAGAAGCACACCATCGAGGTGGTCGTCGACCGCCTCACCGTCAAGGACAGCGCCAAGCGCCGGCTGACCGACTCGGTGGAGACCGCGCTCGGCCTCTCCGGCGGCATGGTGATCCTCGACTTCGTCGACCTCGACGAGGACGACCCGCAGCGCGAGCGGATGTTCTCCGAGCATCTGTACTGCCCGTACGACGACCTGTCCTTCGAGGAGCTGGAGCCGCGCACCTTCTCCTTCAACTCGCCCTTCGGCGCCTGCCCGGACTGCACCGGCATCGGCACCCGGATGGAGGTCGACCCCGAGCTGATCATCCCGGACGAGGAGAAGTCGCTCGACGAGGGTGCCATCCACCCCTGGTCCCACGGCCACACCAAGGACTACTTCGGGCGGCTGGTCGGCGCGCTCGCCGATGCCCTCGGCTTCCGTACGGACATCCCCTGGGCCGGGCTGCCACAGCGCGCCAAGAAGGCGCTCCTCAACGGCCACCGGACCCAGATCGAGGTCCGCTACCGCAATCGCTACGGCCGCCAGCGGGCGTACACCACGGCCTTCGAGGGCGCGGTGCCCTATGTGAAGCGGCGCCACTCGGAGGCGGAGAGCGACGCCAGCCGGGAGCGTTTCGAGGGCTATATGCGCGAGGTGCCCTGCCCCACCTGTGAGGGCACCCGCCTCAAGCCGATCGTTCTCGCGGTCACCGTGCAGGACAAGTCCATCGCGGATGTCTCCGCGATGTCGATCAGCGAATGCGCCGAGTTCCTGCGCGCCATGGAGCTGAGCCCGCGCGAGAAGACCATCGCCGAGCGGGTCCTCAAGGAGGTCAACGAGCGGCTGAGGTTCCTGGTCGACGTCGGCCTGGACTATCTCTCGCTCAACCGCGCCGCGGGCACCCTCTCCGGCGGCGAGGCCCAGCGCATCCGGCTGGCCACCCAGATCGGCTCCGGTCTGGTCGGTGTGCTCTATGTGCTGGACGAGCCCTCCATCGGCCTGCACCAGCGCGACAACCACCGGCTGATCGAAACGCTGGTGCGGCTGCGCGACCTCGGCAACACCCTGATCGTCGTGGAGCACGACGAGGACACCATCAAGACCTCGGACTGGGTGGTGGACATCGGCCCGGGCGCGGGCGAGCACGGCGGCAAGGTGGTGCACAGCGGGCCGCTGAGCGAGCTGCTGGTCAACGAGGACTCGGTGACCGGCCACTATCTGTCCGGCAAGAAGGCCATCCCGCTGCCGTCGACGCGCCGGGCCGTGGACCCCAAGCGGCATCTGACGGTCCACGGCGCCCGGGAGAACAACCTCCAGGACATCGACGTGTCCTTCCCGCTGGGGGTGCTCACCGCCGTCACCGGTGTCTCCGGATCGGGTAAGTCCACGCTGGTCAACGACATCCTCTACACCCATCTGGCCCGCGAGCTGAACGGCGCGCGGGCGGTGCCGGGGCGGCACACCCGGGTCGCCGGTGACGATCTCGTCGACAAGGTGGTCCATGTCGACCAGTCGCCCATCGGCCGCACCCCGCGGTCCAACCCGGCGACGTACACCGGCGTCTTCGACCATGTGCGCAAGCTGTTCGCGGAGACCATGGAGGCCAAGGTCCGCGGGTACCAGCCCGGGCGGTTCTCCTTCAACGTCAAGGGCGGCCGCTGCGAGAACTGCTCCGGTGACGGCACCATCAAGATCGAGATGAACTTCCTGCCGGATGTGTATGTGCCGTGCGAGGTCTGCCATGGCGCGCGCTACAACCGGGAGACCCTGGAGGTGCACTACAAGGGCAAGTCCATCGCCGAGGTGCTGGACATGCCCATCGAGGAGGCGCTGGACTTCTTCGAGGCGGTGCCCACCATCGCCCGCCATCTGCGCACGCTCAACGAGGTCGGGCTCGGCTATGTCCGGCTCGGGCAGCCGGCGCCGACCCTGTCCGGCGGTGAGGCCCAGCGCGTCAAGCTGGCGAGCGAGCTGCAGAAGCGCTCCACCGGCCGCACGGTGTACGTCCTGGACGAGCCGACCACCGGTCTGCACTTCGAGGACATCAGCAAGCTGATCAGCGTGCTCTCCGGTCTGGTCGACAAGGGCAACACCGTGATCGTCATCGAGCACAACCTCGATGTGATCAAGACGGCCGACTGGGTCGTGGACATGGGCCCCGAGGGCGGCAGCGGCGGCGGTCTGGTGATCGCCGAGGGCACCCCGGAGGAGGTGGCCTCGGTCCCGGCCAGCCACACCGGCAAGTTCCTGCGCGACATGCTGGGCGACTGGGTGAGCGACGCGACGGTGCCCGCCGCGCGCAACGGCGGCGCGGCCGCCAAGAAGACGCCCGCCAAGAAGGCCGCCGCCAAGAGCACGGCGGCGAAGAAGACCGCGGCGAAGAAGACCGTGGCCAAGAAGGCGGCGGCCAAGTCCACGGCCGCCTCCAAGCGGACGGCCGCGAAGTAG
- a CDS encoding TerD family protein has product MTAELVRGQNHPLPQTRLEIRISAGNPIVAGATLGDERGTVHGAEWVAHPASPQLAGIEVPKQAAADHRLAVDLDAMPDHIHRVTVLLALPVGVGGPARFGVMAAPFVAVTGLDGTEIAGYTITDLDSESAVTALELYRRQGAWKVRAVGQGYAGGLAAMLHDQGLAEGTDLAARINEAVARGMARSVAQPPPRSEADDRVRTSAAGGADPAAPASGGADPAPAQPPTPPQQTQGAPAAGGPVNYEHPARRTAAPPTPAPTAPPAAPGQPAQPVAGDASGWTMDERLYNQVWGMFEDLARTAAAYRSAVDFAESRMEQELDRVLSDPRTRVGPAADSARADARAKHADLVEQARAALDRDLAQLTAEAEVVEPALPPAYARWDSPVWQAYQVPMEVPMALRVGDLYLPERTDLRIPMLVRLPLERGLWIDAGRSGGFDEGPADSGELRRLAADAAVAIAARLLAVYPAGEIAVHVIDPAGSAAGSFAPLVGSGALAEPPAAGAQGVSSVLAALTRRVDLVQMAVRSGATDALPPDLDIVEQLLIVHDFPHGFDDRAVTQLRYLADEGPSVGVHLMMVADREDARGYGPVLDPLWRSLLRLTPVADDHLADPWVGHAWTYEPSMVPRGSRVLNQVLGEAGRAARALKAARARPSYGS; this is encoded by the coding sequence ATGACGGCCGAGCTGGTCCGAGGGCAGAACCACCCCCTGCCCCAGACCCGTTTGGAGATCCGGATCTCTGCGGGCAATCCGATCGTGGCCGGGGCGACACTCGGCGATGAGCGGGGCACGGTGCACGGCGCCGAATGGGTCGCGCACCCCGCCTCGCCCCAGCTGGCCGGGATAGAGGTGCCCAAACAGGCGGCGGCCGACCACCGGCTCGCCGTCGACCTCGACGCGATGCCCGACCACATCCACCGGGTCACCGTGCTGCTCGCGCTGCCGGTCGGCGTCGGCGGCCCGGCCCGGTTCGGCGTCATGGCCGCACCGTTCGTCGCCGTCACCGGCCTCGACGGCACCGAGATCGCCGGCTACACCATCACCGATCTGGACTCGGAGTCCGCGGTGACCGCCCTGGAGCTCTACCGCAGGCAGGGCGCCTGGAAGGTGCGCGCGGTCGGCCAGGGGTACGCGGGCGGGCTGGCCGCCATGCTGCACGACCAGGGGCTGGCGGAGGGCACCGACCTCGCGGCGCGGATCAACGAGGCGGTGGCGCGGGGCATGGCCCGCTCGGTCGCCCAGCCCCCGCCCCGCTCCGAGGCCGACGACCGGGTGCGCACATCGGCCGCGGGCGGCGCCGACCCGGCGGCCCCTGCGAGCGGCGGCGCCGATCCGGCCCCCGCCCAGCCGCCGACCCCGCCGCAGCAGACCCAGGGCGCGCCCGCCGCCGGAGGGCCGGTCAACTACGAGCACCCGGCCCGCCGTACGGCCGCGCCGCCCACCCCCGCGCCCACCGCGCCGCCCGCCGCCCCCGGACAGCCCGCCCAGCCGGTCGCGGGCGACGCCTCCGGCTGGACCATGGACGAGCGGCTCTACAACCAGGTCTGGGGCATGTTCGAGGACCTGGCCCGGACGGCCGCGGCCTACCGCAGCGCCGTGGACTTCGCCGAGTCCCGGATGGAGCAGGAGCTGGACCGGGTGCTCTCCGATCCGCGCACCCGGGTGGGCCCGGCCGCCGACTCCGCCCGTGCCGACGCGCGCGCCAAGCACGCCGACCTCGTCGAGCAGGCCCGCGCCGCCCTCGACCGCGATCTGGCGCAGCTCACCGCCGAGGCCGAGGTGGTGGAGCCCGCGCTGCCGCCCGCCTACGCCCGCTGGGACAGCCCGGTGTGGCAGGCGTACCAGGTGCCGATGGAGGTCCCGATGGCCCTGCGGGTGGGCGATCTGTACCTCCCGGAGCGCACCGACCTGCGCATTCCCATGCTGGTGCGGCTGCCGCTGGAGCGGGGGCTGTGGATCGACGCCGGGCGTTCGGGCGGGTTCGACGAGGGGCCGGCCGACTCCGGTGAGCTGCGCAGGCTGGCCGCGGACGCGGCGGTCGCCATCGCCGCGCGACTGCTGGCCGTCTATCCGGCGGGGGAGATCGCGGTGCATGTGATCGACCCGGCGGGTTCGGCCGCGGGCTCGTTCGCCCCGCTGGTGGGGTCGGGCGCGCTGGCCGAGCCACCGGCCGCCGGAGCCCAGGGGGTCTCCTCGGTGCTGGCCGCCCTGACCCGGCGCGTGGACCTGGTGCAGATGGCGGTCCGCAGCGGCGCCACGGACGCGCTGCCGCCCGATCTGGACATCGTCGAGCAGCTGCTGATCGTCCACGACTTCCCGCACGGTTTCGACGACCGGGCCGTCACCCAGCTGCGCTATCTGGCGGACGAGGGGCCCTCCGTGGGCGTCCATCTGATGATGGTCGCCGACCGTGAGGACGCGCGGGGCTACGGTCCGGTGCTGGACCCGCTGTGGCGGTCGCTGCTGCGGCTCACCCCGGTCGCCGACGACCACCTCGCCGACCCCTGGGTGGGCCATGCGTGGACGTACGAGCCGTCGATGGTGCCGCGGGGCAGCCGGGTGCTGAACCAGGTGCTGGGCGAGGCGGGGCGGGCCGCGAGGGCTCTGAAGGCGGCCAGGGCCCGCCCGTCATATGGCAGCTGA
- a CDS encoding TerC family protein, with amino-acid sequence MDVSVTMWGLTIVGLCALIAADFFIGGRKPHEVSIKEAGIWTAVWVALAVLFGLGLLVFAGGRPSGEFFAGFITEKSLSVDNLFVFVLIMAKFAVPTIYQQRVLMVGVLIALVLRAVFIAAGAAIVSTFSWVFFIFGAFLIWTAWKLIQEARADEEEEEFEENRLLKAVEKRFPSTDQYHGTKLFIMENGKRLMTPMLIVMLAIGTTDVLFALDSIPAIFGLTQDPYIVFTANAFALMGLRQLYFLIGGLLKKLVHLSYGLSIILGFIGVKLVLHALHEAGVHVPEISIPVSLGVICAVLAVTTVTSLHASRKQALAEAGSGEDRARDKDSADV; translated from the coding sequence GTGGACGTTTCCGTGACCATGTGGGGGCTGACCATCGTCGGCCTCTGCGCCCTCATCGCCGCCGACTTCTTCATAGGCGGCCGTAAACCGCATGAGGTCTCCATCAAGGAGGCCGGGATCTGGACGGCCGTCTGGGTCGCGCTCGCCGTGCTCTTCGGGCTCGGGCTGCTGGTCTTCGCGGGCGGCCGGCCCTCCGGTGAGTTCTTCGCGGGCTTCATCACCGAGAAGTCGCTGAGCGTCGACAACCTCTTCGTCTTCGTCCTGATCATGGCGAAGTTCGCCGTGCCGACGATCTACCAGCAGCGCGTGCTCATGGTGGGCGTGCTCATAGCCCTTGTGCTGCGTGCGGTCTTCATCGCCGCCGGAGCCGCGATCGTCTCGACGTTCTCCTGGGTCTTCTTCATCTTCGGCGCCTTCCTCATCTGGACGGCCTGGAAGCTCATCCAGGAGGCGCGGGCCGATGAGGAGGAAGAGGAGTTCGAGGAGAACCGGCTGCTCAAGGCGGTCGAGAAGCGGTTCCCGTCCACCGACCAGTACCACGGCACCAAGCTGTTCATCATGGAGAACGGCAAGCGGCTGATGACCCCGATGCTGATCGTCATGCTGGCGATCGGCACCACGGACGTCCTGTTCGCGCTGGACTCGATACCCGCGATCTTCGGCCTCACCCAGGACCCGTACATCGTCTTCACCGCCAACGCCTTCGCGCTGATGGGCCTGCGCCAGCTGTACTTCCTCATCGGCGGCCTGCTCAAGAAGCTGGTCCACCTCTCGTACGGGCTGTCGATCATCCTCGGCTTCATCGGCGTCAAGCTGGTGCTGCACGCCCTGCACGAGGCCGGGGTGCATGTCCCGGAGATCAGCATCCCCGTCTCGCTCGGCGTCATCTGCGCGGTGCTCGCCGTCACGACGGTCACCAGTCTCCACGCCTCGAGGAAACAGGCCCTGGCGGAGGCGGGGAGCGGGGAGGACCGGGCCCGGGACAAGGACAGCGCCGACGTCTGA